From a single Planctellipticum variicoloris genomic region:
- a CDS encoding NADPH:quinone reductase, with product MKAAFVRKTGAPDVIEYGDLPQPEPGPTQVLIKVGATAINPIDTYVRQGVVSMITNFPYILGCDLAGVVEQCGAAVTRFRVGDRVWGSNQGLFGRQGTFSEYAAVDEKWLYDTPDGESDADAAAGALVGLTAHLGLFLHGNLKPGEVVFVNGGSGGVGSAVIQLAHAAGAAVIATAGSDAGLETCRNLGANLAINYNDPNIDDQIRAFAMPHGGVQMWFETQREPTFDRTVSLMAPRGRIILMAGRAARPEFPVGPFYVKDLRVIGFAMFNASPEEQRTSAEALNALYLRAQWKPQIGATFPLSETAAAHRLQEDNSLHKAGTLRGKIVVIPG from the coding sequence ATGAAAGCTGCCTTCGTCCGCAAGACGGGCGCCCCGGACGTCATCGAGTACGGCGATCTCCCGCAGCCCGAGCCCGGCCCGACCCAGGTGCTGATCAAAGTCGGCGCGACCGCGATCAACCCGATCGACACCTACGTCCGCCAGGGAGTCGTGAGCATGATCACGAACTTTCCCTATATCCTCGGCTGCGATCTCGCAGGCGTCGTCGAACAGTGCGGCGCAGCCGTCACGCGGTTCCGCGTCGGCGACCGGGTCTGGGGGAGTAACCAGGGGCTCTTCGGGCGACAGGGAACGTTCTCCGAGTACGCCGCGGTCGACGAAAAATGGCTGTACGACACGCCCGATGGAGAATCGGATGCCGATGCCGCCGCCGGCGCGCTGGTCGGATTGACCGCACACCTCGGCCTGTTTCTCCACGGCAATCTCAAACCGGGCGAAGTCGTCTTCGTCAACGGCGGCTCGGGTGGCGTCGGCTCGGCGGTGATTCAGCTCGCCCATGCGGCCGGAGCGGCGGTCATCGCCACCGCAGGCTCCGACGCCGGTCTGGAAACCTGCCGCAATCTCGGTGCGAACCTGGCCATCAACTACAACGATCCCAACATCGACGACCAGATCCGCGCCTTCGCCATGCCTCACGGCGGCGTGCAGATGTGGTTCGAAACCCAGCGCGAACCCACCTTTGACCGGACCGTCTCGCTGATGGCCCCGCGCGGTCGGATCATCCTGATGGCCGGACGCGCCGCCCGCCCGGAATTCCCGGTCGGCCCCTTCTACGTGAAAGATCTGCGCGTCATTGGCTTCGCCATGTTCAACGCCTCCCCGGAAGAACAGCGGACGTCGGCCGAAGCCCTGAATGCGCTCTACCTGCGCGCCCAGTGGAAACCGCAAATCGGCGCCACGTTCCCGCTTTCCGAGACCGCCGCCGCCCACCGCCTGCAGGAAGACAACTCCCTCCACAAGGCCGGAACCCTGCGCGGCAAGATCGTCGTGATTCCAGGCTGA
- a CDS encoding NADH-quinone oxidoreductase subunit C: protein MDIAAIHQRLLGRFTDGQILNCQSESRDPWIEVAPAAIAEVCRFLRDDAELQFDTLSNLCGVDWLETDRKKKQLADPRIEVVYHLFSLSLRHRLVVKVKLPRWKNDVAGQLPEITSVTGVWAIADWHEREAYDLVGIQFTGHPRLRRILCAEDWEGHPLRKDYDFPLEYHGIRAR from the coding sequence ATGGACATCGCGGCGATTCATCAACGGCTGCTCGGCCGCTTCACCGACGGACAGATTCTGAACTGTCAGTCGGAATCGCGCGATCCGTGGATTGAAGTCGCCCCCGCCGCCATCGCGGAAGTCTGCCGGTTTCTCCGCGACGACGCCGAGCTGCAGTTCGATACGCTCAGCAATCTCTGCGGCGTCGACTGGCTCGAAACCGACCGCAAGAAAAAGCAGCTCGCCGATCCCCGGATCGAAGTCGTCTATCACCTCTTCAGCCTGTCGCTCCGCCACCGGCTGGTCGTGAAGGTCAAACTTCCCCGCTGGAAGAACGACGTCGCAGGACAACTCCCGGAAATCACCAGCGTCACCGGCGTCTGGGCCATCGCCGACTGGCACGAGCGCGAAGCCTACGACCTGGTCGGCATCCAATTCACCGGCCACCCCCGCCTCCGGCGAATCCTCTGCGCCGAGGACTGGGAAGGCCACCCGCTCCGCAAAGACTACGATTTCCCGCTCGAATACCACGGGATCCGGGCCAGGTAG
- a CDS encoding 4Fe-4S binding protein, whose amino-acid sequence MREWFRNVWYAISTLYSGMAVTFRIFLETYRRKTFTQVYEYPEVPVPVKARYRGFHRFDLTTCIGCDKCAAACPVDCIYIEKQKSPVGKGFRVDGFTIDYSKCMFCALCVDPCPVDCIFMGSNHDLSCYSRDGCLVDFAKLPLEVAWGQATLNPTVVSEAKVLDQPVWIKGEASPFEANLEDSSRSEPV is encoded by the coding sequence GTGAGGGAGTGGTTTCGCAACGTCTGGTACGCCATCAGCACGCTTTACAGCGGCATGGCGGTCACGTTCCGGATCTTCCTGGAAACTTACCGTCGCAAGACCTTCACGCAGGTCTACGAGTACCCGGAAGTCCCCGTCCCGGTGAAAGCTCGTTATCGGGGTTTCCACCGATTCGACCTGACGACCTGTATCGGCTGCGACAAGTGTGCCGCCGCCTGCCCGGTCGACTGTATCTACATCGAGAAACAGAAAAGCCCTGTCGGCAAAGGGTTTCGTGTCGACGGGTTCACCATCGACTACTCAAAGTGCATGTTTTGCGCCTTGTGCGTGGACCCCTGCCCGGTCGATTGCATCTTTATGGGGTCCAACCACGACCTGAGCTGCTACAGCCGCGACGGTTGCCTGGTCGACTTTGCAAAACTCCCGCTCGAAGTGGCCTGGGGCCAGGCCACGCTGAACCCGACAGTCGTTTCGGAAGCGAAGGTCCTGGATCAGCCGGTCTGGATTAAGGGCGAAGCCTCTCCCTTTGAAGCGAATCTCGAAGACTCCAGTCGGTCCGAACCCGTATAA
- a CDS encoding NADH-quinone oxidoreductase subunit D: MSLVAEDPRIVEFDVRTDEMLVNMGPQHPSTHGVLRLQLRTDGEVVHEVTPHIGYLHRCAEKIGENLAPVQWIPYSDRMDYLAGMNMNLGFSLAVEKLIGMEVPEKAMTLRVIIAELGRIASHLVGMGAYGLDLGTFSPFLYAFREREMILDLFEEACGARLTYSYLTIGGATHDLPQEITIPPGLAAMTERDPTEQMAWTDAVRLFLEWFEPRIQEYHTLLTRNHIFIQRTAGLGILDREMAISHNCTGPVLRGSGVDFDLRRDGEPIYTRMYAGYDWSVPVPPFTEAPPEAVVGDNWCRFYVRMLEVVQSIKLVRQALDRYPHAEGTHRVPFKLGAKLPVDECYLETECPRGQLGIYLVADGDPNPVRCRAKSSSFCNLSVIEPLCRGVLIADIPAILGSLDVMMGEIDR, translated from the coding sequence ATGAGTCTCGTCGCGGAAGATCCCCGGATTGTCGAGTTCGACGTCCGCACCGATGAGATGCTCGTCAACATGGGGCCGCAGCATCCCAGCACCCACGGCGTGCTCCGGCTGCAGCTCCGCACCGACGGCGAAGTCGTTCACGAGGTCACGCCGCACATCGGCTACCTCCATCGCTGCGCCGAAAAAATCGGCGAGAACCTCGCCCCGGTCCAGTGGATTCCGTATTCCGACCGCATGGACTACCTCGCCGGCATGAACATGAACCTCGGGTTCTCGCTCGCCGTCGAGAAACTGATCGGCATGGAAGTCCCCGAAAAAGCGATGACCCTCCGCGTGATCATCGCCGAACTCGGCCGGATCGCCAGCCACCTGGTCGGCATGGGCGCCTACGGCCTCGACCTGGGAACCTTCAGCCCGTTCCTCTACGCCTTCCGCGAACGGGAGATGATTCTCGACCTGTTCGAAGAAGCCTGCGGCGCCCGACTGACCTACAGCTACCTGACCATCGGCGGCGCCACCCACGACCTGCCGCAGGAGATCACCATCCCCCCCGGCCTGGCGGCAATGACCGAACGCGACCCGACCGAGCAGATGGCCTGGACCGACGCGGTCCGGCTCTTCCTGGAATGGTTCGAGCCGCGGATTCAGGAGTATCACACGCTCCTGACGCGGAACCACATTTTCATTCAGCGGACCGCGGGACTGGGGATTCTCGATCGCGAAATGGCCATCAGCCACAACTGCACCGGCCCGGTCCTGCGCGGCAGCGGCGTCGACTTCGACCTCCGCCGGGACGGAGAACCGATCTACACCCGGATGTACGCCGGCTACGACTGGTCGGTTCCTGTGCCGCCATTTACGGAAGCCCCGCCGGAAGCGGTCGTCGGCGACAACTGGTGCCGGTTCTACGTCCGGATGCTGGAAGTCGTGCAGTCGATCAAACTGGTCCGCCAGGCGCTCGACCGCTATCCCCACGCCGAGGGGACGCATCGCGTCCCGTTCAAGCTGGGAGCGAAGCTGCCGGTCGACGAGTGCTACCTGGAAACGGAATGCCCGCGCGGCCAGCTCGGGATCTACCTCGTCGCCGACGGCGACCCGAACCCGGTCCGCTGCCGCGCGAAAAGCAGCAGCTTCTGCAACCTGTCGGTCATCGAGCCCCTCTGCCGCGGCGTCCTGATCGCCGACATCCCGGCGATTCTGGGCTCGCTGGACGTGATGATGGGTGAGATTGACCGGTAA
- a CDS encoding NADH-quinone oxidoreductase subunit A, with protein sequence MTQIPGHFLIFALTGLALLLVPLLIGALLRPKLPTAEKTSIYECGEPAIGSSYIQFDLRFYVVALLFIVFDVEVVFFFPWVAVFGNTMQLTDTTLSEGQRIAATERLLSLPAGQLDAAAALPADAALRFGWMAFADLLVFFAVLLVGFAYVWKRGDLDWVRALSRQVAAGGSRPSVRPTALHR encoded by the coding sequence ATGACCCAGATCCCCGGCCACTTTTTGATCTTCGCGCTGACCGGGCTGGCCCTGCTGCTGGTGCCGCTGCTGATCGGCGCACTCCTCAGGCCAAAGCTCCCCACCGCCGAAAAAACCTCGATCTACGAATGCGGCGAACCGGCGATCGGCAGCAGCTACATTCAGTTCGACCTGCGGTTCTACGTCGTCGCTCTGCTGTTCATCGTCTTTGACGTCGAAGTCGTCTTCTTCTTCCCGTGGGTCGCGGTCTTCGGCAACACGATGCAGCTCACGGATACGACCCTGTCCGAGGGGCAGCGGATCGCTGCCACGGAGCGACTGCTGAGCCTCCCCGCCGGTCAGCTCGACGCCGCGGCGGCGCTCCCCGCGGACGCCGCTCTCCGGTTCGGCTGGATGGCCTTTGCAGACCTGCTGGTCTTCTTTGCGGTGCTGCTCGTCGGATTCGCCTACGTCTGGAAGCGCGGCGACCTCGACTGGGTCCGGGCGCTCAGCCGACAGGTCGCGGCGGGAGGTTCGCGTCCGTCCGTTCGCCCGACGGCCCTGCACCGGTAG
- the trpD gene encoding anthranilate phosphoribosyltransferase — MTPLRSALLQLLAGHPVAEDAMQAAIGCLMDGQSNDVEIAAFLTALRCRGETVDELVGAARAMRDRSTRIPCQAEGRLDTCGTGGDDLQTFNISTAAAIVAAAAGIPVAKHGNRSVSSLSGSADVLEALGVNLALTPAQVARCVDEIGIGFCFAPLLHGAMKHAAPVRKQLGFRTIFNFLGPLTNPAGADFQLVGTGSDERAAQLADALSRLGARRALVVCGNNQLDEISLWGTTRAFLVERGQRPVELTWTPADLGLPPCSVAEIQVSSPAASARIIRDLLAGQPGAARNMVLANAGAALWIAGRGSDIRAGVALAAEAIDSGRAAAVLGRLAETSQKLAEAGNLGSS; from the coding sequence ATGACGCCCCTGCGCTCCGCGCTCCTGCAGCTTCTGGCCGGTCATCCGGTCGCCGAAGACGCCATGCAGGCCGCCATCGGCTGCCTGATGGACGGACAATCCAACGACGTCGAAATCGCCGCCTTTCTCACCGCCCTCCGCTGCCGCGGCGAGACCGTCGACGAGCTCGTCGGCGCCGCCCGCGCCATGCGAGATCGCTCCACCCGCATCCCCTGCCAGGCCGAAGGACGGCTGGATACCTGCGGAACCGGCGGCGATGACCTGCAGACCTTCAACATCAGCACCGCCGCCGCCATCGTCGCCGCCGCGGCCGGCATCCCCGTCGCCAAGCACGGCAATCGCAGCGTTTCCAGCCTCTCCGGCTCGGCGGACGTCCTGGAAGCCCTCGGAGTCAATCTTGCACTCACGCCGGCGCAAGTCGCCCGGTGCGTGGACGAAATCGGCATCGGCTTCTGCTTCGCCCCCCTGCTCCACGGGGCCATGAAACATGCCGCACCTGTCCGCAAACAGCTCGGATTCCGGACCATTTTCAATTTCCTGGGACCGCTCACCAATCCCGCCGGAGCCGACTTTCAACTGGTCGGAACCGGCTCCGACGAGCGCGCCGCCCAGCTCGCCGACGCCCTCTCGCGGCTCGGCGCCCGGCGCGCACTCGTCGTCTGCGGTAACAACCAGCTCGACGAAATCAGCCTCTGGGGGACCACCCGAGCGTTTCTGGTCGAACGCGGACAGCGACCAGTGGAACTCACCTGGACCCCCGCGGACCTCGGCCTCCCCCCCTGCTCCGTCGCCGAAATTCAGGTCTCATCGCCCGCCGCCAGCGCCAGGATCATCCGCGATCTGCTGGCCGGACAGCCCGGCGCCGCGCGGAATATGGTGCTCGCCAATGCCGGCGCCGCCCTGTGGATCGCGGGCCGCGGATCCGACATTCGCGCCGGAGTCGCCCTGGCCGCCGAAGCCATCGACTCAGGCCGCGCTGCCGCGGTTCTGGGCCGACTGGCGGAGACCAGCCAGAAACTGGCGGAAGCCGGGAACCTGGGCAGCTCCTGA
- a CDS encoding DUF2203 domain-containing protein — MSARALQAKQFTVASANRTLPLVRAIVADIVELYKDVRDRELRLQDLRRNHKRRNKEATDMYTEEVEQIQADLEKDMERLKGFVGELEQLGVEFKDYDQGLVDFPTTINGREAFLCWKLDEAAVEFWHTVDSGFQGRERLPDLDVPPVSSTN, encoded by the coding sequence ATGAGTGCCCGAGCCCTGCAGGCCAAACAATTTACCGTGGCGTCAGCCAACCGGACCTTGCCCCTCGTCAGGGCCATCGTCGCGGACATCGTCGAACTTTATAAGGACGTCCGCGATCGCGAACTTCGGCTGCAGGATCTTCGTCGGAACCACAAGCGGCGAAACAAAGAGGCCACCGACATGTACACCGAGGAGGTCGAACAGATTCAGGCCGACCTCGAAAAGGACATGGAACGTCTGAAAGGCTTCGTCGGCGAACTGGAGCAGCTCGGCGTCGAGTTCAAAGACTACGATCAGGGGCTCGTCGACTTCCCGACCACCATCAACGGCCGCGAGGCGTTTCTCTGCTGGAAGCTCGACGAAGCAGCCGTCGAATTCTGGCACACCGTCGACAGCGGCTTCCAGGGGCGCGAACGCCTGCCGGACCTCGACGTTCCTCCCGTCAGTTCGACCAACTAG
- a CDS encoding cupin domain-containing protein — MPPVVRSHAEGRTIAVVGDVCRFLATGAETGGKYAQIESIVPPGGGPPPHVHSREEEGFFVLEGEITFQIGDQRLVATAGTFANLPIGTPHSFRNESDRPAKMLITIAPAGLEEMFVQIGVPLLTGTTTAAPPTEEEIAKLLELAPGYGIEVLGRGK; from the coding sequence ATGCCTCCTGTTGTTCGCTCGCATGCCGAAGGTCGAACGATCGCCGTGGTCGGCGACGTTTGCCGTTTCCTGGCCACCGGGGCGGAAACGGGCGGGAAGTATGCACAAATTGAGTCGATCGTTCCGCCGGGCGGCGGCCCGCCGCCCCACGTCCACAGCCGGGAGGAGGAAGGTTTCTTCGTGCTGGAAGGGGAGATCACGTTTCAGATCGGGGATCAGCGGCTGGTGGCGACGGCGGGGACGTTCGCCAACCTGCCGATCGGCACGCCGCACTCCTTCCGGAACGAAAGCGACCGGCCGGCGAAGATGCTGATCACGATCGCACCGGCGGGACTGGAAGAGATGTTTGTTCAGATCGGCGTGCCGCTTCTGACGGGGACGACGACGGCCGCTCCGCCGACGGAGGAGGAGATTGCGAAGCTGCTGGAGCTGGCGCCGGGGTATGGGATCGAGGTGCTGGGACGGGGGAAGTGA
- a CDS encoding amidohydrolase — protein sequence MLRSVRCRLVPGLVILGSLTALRAADPAPLRPTQRTAMEDVDRRTDELRLVNKALWEFAEVGLEEKKSSALLVEKLREAGFDVRVGVAGMPTAFVASYGFGKPVIGLLAEYDALPDLSQKVQPTQEPVEEGRPGHGCGHSGLGTGALGAALAMKAAMQQHNLKGTLRLFGTPAEETTIGKVYMLLDGAFEDLDACLHWHPAAKNEVWYGSTKALISAKFTFTGVAAHASGNPESGRSALDGVELMNLGVNFMREHVKSDARMHYVITDGGGAPNVVPPHATVWYYVRADDHRDVERYYEWVTEIARGAAMMSRTKLQIAIDTDCHELIPNTPLSEAIQNNLERVPRPQFTAAEQEFARRIQETLAQSPAGFNVGFDDRVHPLNPGTELGKGSTDVGDISWFIPTGGLRAACFAAGSPGHCWQNVAAIGSTAGDKGIHYAARVLAATGLDLLEDPELLAAARADFQRRMKDRKYTTLIPKGQKVPSRIR from the coding sequence GTGCTGCGCTCAGTCCGCTGTCGACTTGTGCCTGGGCTGGTCATCCTCGGAAGCCTGACCGCGCTCCGCGCAGCCGATCCGGCGCCCCTGCGCCCAACGCAGCGGACTGCCATGGAAGACGTCGACCGACGGACCGACGAACTGCGGCTCGTCAACAAAGCGCTCTGGGAGTTCGCCGAAGTCGGGCTGGAAGAAAAAAAGTCCTCGGCGCTCCTTGTCGAAAAACTGCGGGAAGCGGGCTTCGACGTCCGCGTCGGCGTTGCCGGCATGCCGACCGCCTTTGTCGCCAGCTACGGCTTCGGCAAGCCGGTGATCGGGTTGCTCGCCGAATATGACGCCCTGCCGGATCTCTCGCAAAAGGTCCAACCGACCCAGGAGCCCGTCGAAGAAGGACGTCCGGGCCACGGCTGCGGACACAGCGGCCTCGGCACGGGAGCGCTCGGCGCCGCGCTCGCCATGAAGGCCGCCATGCAGCAGCACAATCTCAAAGGGACTCTCCGCCTGTTCGGCACGCCCGCCGAGGAAACGACGATCGGCAAAGTTTACATGCTGCTCGACGGCGCGTTCGAGGATCTCGACGCCTGTCTCCACTGGCATCCCGCCGCCAAAAACGAAGTCTGGTACGGCAGCACCAAAGCCCTGATCTCCGCCAAATTCACCTTCACCGGCGTCGCGGCTCACGCTTCGGGCAACCCCGAGTCGGGACGCAGCGCCCTCGACGGCGTCGAGCTGATGAATCTCGGCGTCAATTTCATGCGGGAGCACGTCAAGAGCGATGCCCGCATGCACTACGTGATCACCGATGGCGGCGGCGCGCCGAACGTGGTTCCGCCGCACGCCACCGTCTGGTATTACGTCCGCGCCGACGATCATCGCGACGTCGAACGGTACTACGAATGGGTGACCGAGATCGCCCGCGGCGCCGCGATGATGAGTCGCACAAAACTGCAGATCGCCATCGACACCGACTGCCACGAACTGATCCCCAACACCCCCCTCTCCGAAGCCATCCAGAACAATCTCGAACGAGTCCCCCGACCGCAGTTCACGGCGGCGGAACAGGAGTTCGCCCGACGAATTCAGGAGACGCTGGCGCAAAGTCCCGCAGGCTTCAACGTCGGCTTCGACGATCGCGTGCATCCCCTGAACCCCGGAACGGAGCTCGGAAAAGGGTCGACCGATGTCGGCGACATCAGTTGGTTCATCCCCACCGGCGGCCTCAGGGCCGCCTGCTTTGCCGCCGGCAGCCCCGGTCACTGCTGGCAGAATGTCGCCGCCATCGGCAGCACCGCGGGGGACAAGGGAATTCACTACGCCGCCCGCGTGCTGGCCGCCACGGGACTCGATCTGCTCGAAGATCCCGAACTGCTCGCCGCCGCACGCGCCGACTTTCAGCGGCGGATGAAGGATCGAAAATACACCACCCTGATTCCCAAGGGGCAGAAAGTTCCCAGCCGCATTCGCTAA
- a CDS encoding nucleoside hydrolase: protein MVQKLMIDADPGIGDALAVLLALLDPELDVVALTAVRGCVTGLQAGRNLQTLLETLDPPKWPRLGVAEPVGEHEEEPWAESSAARPFCDVHGRYGLGDWPQCAADLHHPREAAKVLCDFARMYPGEVQLLCLGPLTNVALAIKRDPEFLGKLGGLVCLTGTYEAPGDVTPTASINCFLDPEAAKTVLTAPVRKTVVPLDATRSIHLGFGGLDRLEFSPRTPTGRLLQSLLPYTLRAHHQLLGLEAAPLQELAALSIVARPELFERSPAHVNVELEGRLTRGMTVFDRRGLQPQPNVDVVRRIDSDGVWDYLTSMLREHC, encoded by the coding sequence GTGGTTCAGAAGCTGATGATCGACGCCGATCCGGGAATCGGGGACGCACTGGCGGTGCTGCTGGCGTTGCTGGATCCGGAGCTCGATGTCGTGGCGCTGACGGCGGTGCGGGGATGCGTCACCGGGTTGCAGGCCGGGCGCAACCTCCAGACGTTGCTGGAGACGCTCGATCCGCCGAAGTGGCCCCGGCTGGGAGTGGCGGAGCCGGTCGGCGAGCACGAAGAGGAGCCTTGGGCGGAATCGAGTGCGGCGCGCCCGTTCTGCGATGTGCATGGGAGATATGGGCTCGGCGACTGGCCGCAATGCGCGGCCGACCTGCATCATCCGCGCGAGGCGGCCAAGGTGCTGTGCGATTTCGCGCGAATGTATCCGGGCGAAGTCCAACTGCTCTGTCTGGGGCCGTTGACGAATGTGGCCTTGGCGATCAAACGGGATCCGGAGTTTCTTGGAAAGCTGGGGGGGCTGGTCTGTCTCACGGGGACCTATGAAGCGCCGGGCGACGTCACGCCAACCGCTTCGATCAACTGTTTTCTCGATCCCGAAGCGGCCAAGACGGTGCTGACGGCGCCGGTCCGCAAGACCGTCGTTCCCTTGGATGCGACCCGATCGATTCATCTGGGGTTCGGCGGGCTGGACCGGCTGGAGTTCTCCCCGCGGACGCCGACCGGGCGACTGCTGCAGTCGCTGCTGCCGTATACGTTGCGGGCGCATCATCAATTGCTGGGGCTGGAAGCAGCCCCGCTGCAGGAACTGGCGGCGCTGTCGATTGTGGCGCGTCCCGAGCTGTTCGAGCGGAGTCCCGCCCACGTCAATGTGGAGCTTGAAGGCCGACTGACCCGGGGAATGACGGTCTTCGATCGGCGCGGACTGCAGCCTCAGCCCAACGTCGATGTTGTCCGCCGGATCGACAGCGACGGCGTGTGGGATTATCTGACGTCCATGCTGCGCGAGCACTGCTGA